One Defluviitoga tunisiensis genomic window carries:
- a CDS encoding efflux RND transporter periplasmic adaptor subunit, translating to MKKRTKITIWTIVIIAIVIIGSFILLSRNKSKISSDTGLSSSIYLKYQVKTDIGDSIEVVGTVQASTKSVMPKVSGEIKEIYVEKGDHVEAGQLLAKIDDLQYQVQYLNALNDYESSSNLGERMKQVKKLQLDLAEKNLGYTNITAPVSGVISEVNVTEKDVIGTTAAAFTIVEDNNLKVKVAIDEIDIPLIKEGMEATIVFDSLNLNLPGRISWISPTATTDMGIVVIPIEIEFEEEDVNQYPIISGMTADVEIVTLKLEDTVAVPKDAIQIGPDGSKMVYKMTQEGGMEPVQVQTGRETDKMVEITSGLSKEDVVLIIPSSQEADRLMQQYGLTISIPSITPTTPSRVPPTGGGRGGF from the coding sequence TTGAAAAAGAGAACTAAAATAACTATTTGGACAATTGTAATAATTGCTATTGTAATTATTGGTTCTTTTATACTTTTATCTAGGAACAAATCTAAAATAAGTTCAGACACAGGTCTATCATCTTCAATATACCTAAAATACCAGGTAAAAACTGATATAGGAGATTCAATTGAAGTAGTAGGAACCGTTCAAGCGTCAACAAAATCTGTAATGCCTAAGGTTTCTGGAGAAATCAAAGAAATTTATGTTGAGAAGGGAGACCATGTTGAAGCTGGTCAATTGCTTGCTAAAATAGATGATCTACAGTATCAAGTTCAATACTTAAACGCTTTGAATGATTATGAGTCTTCATCCAATTTAGGCGAAAGAATGAAACAAGTGAAAAAGCTTCAGTTAGATTTAGCTGAAAAAAATTTAGGATACACGAATATTACAGCTCCGGTATCAGGCGTAATTAGCGAGGTAAATGTTACAGAAAAGGATGTTATAGGCACAACTGCAGCAGCTTTTACAATAGTTGAAGATAACAATCTTAAGGTAAAAGTTGCTATAGATGAAATTGATATACCTTTGATAAAAGAGGGAATGGAGGCAACAATAGTTTTTGACTCGTTAAACTTAAATTTACCCGGAAGAATAAGTTGGATTAGCCCAACTGCAACAACTGATATGGGTATTGTGGTTATCCCAATAGAAATAGAATTCGAAGAAGAAGATGTTAATCAATATCCTATCATTTCAGGAATGACTGCAGATGTAGAAATAGTCACACTTAAATTAGAAGACACAGTGGCTGTACCTAAAGATGCAATTCAAATAGGGCCTGATGGTTCAAAAATGGTTTATAAAATGACTCAGGAAGGCGGAATGGAACCAGTCCAGGTTCAAACTGGTAGAGAAACAGATAAAATGGTTGAAATAACCTCAGGTTTAAGCAAAGAAGATGTAGTTTTAATAATTCCATCCTCTCAAGAGGCTGATAGATTGATGCAACAATACGGATTAACTATTAGTATTCCTTCAATAACCCCAACAACACCCAGCAGAGTTCCACCCACAGGTGGAGGAAGAGGTGGATTTTAA
- a CDS encoding ABC transporter ATP-binding protein, with amino-acid sequence MPGTVLELRDVWKVYEMGEVKVEALKGISFNLEEGEYTIIIGPSGSGKSTLLQILGCLDLPTKGKVIIEGIEVSRMKGSQLAKIRNQKIGFIFQSFNLLPKYTALENVELPMLYAGVPAKKRRERAKELLEMVGLGNRLDHKPTQLSGGQQQRVAIARALANDPAIILADEPTGNLDTKSGEEVFRIFEELNEKGVTLAIVTHDMRWLDRGSKIIKLLDGKIEEIEVKAVGNT; translated from the coding sequence ATGCCGGGAACTGTTTTAGAATTGAGAGATGTTTGGAAAGTCTATGAGATGGGGGAAGTGAAAGTTGAAGCCCTTAAAGGTATTTCTTTCAATCTTGAAGAAGGAGAATATACTATAATAATCGGACCTTCAGGAAGTGGTAAATCTACTTTACTTCAAATTTTGGGTTGTTTAGATCTACCTACAAAGGGAAAGGTTATTATTGAAGGAATTGAAGTTTCAAGAATGAAAGGTTCACAACTTGCAAAAATTAGAAATCAAAAAATAGGTTTTATATTTCAAAGTTTCAACCTTTTACCTAAGTATACAGCTTTAGAAAATGTTGAGCTACCTATGCTTTATGCGGGAGTTCCTGCTAAAAAAAGAAGAGAAAGAGCTAAAGAACTTCTTGAAATGGTTGGACTAGGCAATAGACTGGATCATAAACCTACACAATTATCTGGTGGCCAGCAACAAAGAGTTGCTATAGCAAGAGCGCTAGCAAATGATCCTGCGATTATTTTGGCAGATGAACCTACCGGTAACCTAGATACAAAAAGCGGAGAAGAAGTCTTTAGAATATTCGAAGAATTAAATGAAAAAGGGGTAACTTTAGCTATTGTTACCCATGATATGAGATGGTTAGACAGAGGAAGTAAGATTATCAAGCTACTTGATGGAAAGATCGAAGAAATAGAGGTGAAAGCCGTTGGAAATACTTAA
- a CDS encoding ABC transporter permease — protein sequence MEILKETFRSLLDNKLRTFLSMLGIIIGVAAVMAIVAIGDGAREEINKTVSSLGSNIIMVTSSVYSRFASQPLEFDDAINITAMVPGAKSATGLLSSSLTVESKGENTTASVFGVLPDFFEIMNLDIAYGRAINDNDLEELSSIAVIGYNIADKLFGRQDVVGERFNIIQTGSKGSRKITFEIVGVLKKTGSRLLFNVDDLVVLPYNIADYRLFHTKGRTNQILVSAVDEKSAQLATMGIDFYLYRKFQDTNKYTILSQEAILDAVNQITGIFNVILVGIASISLVVGGIGIMNIMLVTVKERTREIGIKMAIGASRKRILLEFLLESIILTVIAGIIGMILGVFLSSLIAYFGKAFGLSAVFTIKSILLSFGVSAAIGLFFGIYPANQASKLSPVEALRHE from the coding sequence TTGGAAATACTTAAAGAAACATTTAGATCTTTACTCGATAATAAGCTGAGAACCTTCCTGTCTATGTTGGGAATAATTATCGGCGTAGCAGCTGTAATGGCAATCGTTGCAATCGGCGATGGAGCAAGAGAAGAAATCAATAAAACTGTTTCTTCTTTAGGTTCTAACATCATAATGGTTACCTCCTCTGTTTATTCGAGATTTGCTTCACAACCTCTAGAGTTTGATGATGCTATAAATATTACAGCCATGGTTCCTGGAGCTAAAAGCGCTACCGGATTGCTAAGTTCTAGTCTCACAGTTGAGAGTAAGGGAGAAAACACTACTGCAAGCGTTTTTGGTGTTTTACCTGATTTTTTTGAAATAATGAATTTAGATATAGCATATGGAAGAGCTATTAACGATAATGACTTGGAAGAGCTTAGTAGCATAGCAGTAATCGGTTATAACATCGCTGATAAACTTTTTGGAAGACAAGATGTCGTTGGAGAACGCTTTAATATCATACAAACTGGCTCAAAAGGAAGCCGAAAAATTACATTTGAGATTGTTGGCGTACTTAAAAAAACAGGTAGTAGATTATTATTTAATGTAGATGACTTGGTCGTTCTTCCATATAATATAGCAGATTATAGACTTTTTCACACTAAGGGTAGAACTAACCAAATATTGGTATCTGCAGTTGATGAAAAAAGTGCGCAACTTGCCACAATGGGTATAGATTTTTATCTGTACAGAAAATTCCAAGATACAAACAAATATACTATATTAAGTCAGGAAGCCATTTTGGATGCCGTTAATCAAATTACAGGTATTTTTAATGTAATTCTTGTTGGTATAGCATCTATTTCATTAGTAGTAGGTGGAATAGGAATAATGAACATTATGCTTGTAACAGTTAAAGAAAGAACTAGAGAAATAGGAATAAAAATGGCTATTGGCGCAAGTAGAAAAAGAATCCTTCTAGAATTTTTATTAGAAAGTATAATTTTAACAGTAATAGCTGGTATAATAGGAATGATTCTTGGTGTATTTTTATCAAGCCTAATTGCATATTTTGGAAAAGCTTTTGGCTTATCGGCTGTTTTTACAATAAAATCTATACTTTTATCTTTTGGTGTTTCTGCTGCAATAGGTCTGTTTTTCGGAATATACCCAGCAAATCAAGCATCTAAGTTAAGTCCTGTAGAAGCCCTAAGACACGAATAA
- a CDS encoding glycoside hydrolase family protein gives MEDIIFPKLFLWGANSPPFSHSFFNPENDVTEFKKNISNKIDLINSLNVNSFRFALNWNDLINDSSRSIKKYNYFIDLLIQNNLEPIINIFDFDFFQIKFNDDNFLSFILDICKKMFYDFGNKIQFYSVLNNPMKFLKVTYLYNNISDFSTLSNLFERVIQFYEKVYNIIKLSNSLAKVSISEDLYFNLNETFSFNQGKTKIKSNEFYFSMFDSLINGKSPFFILEDNIHYDIDFIGLNFNEFAYFPSDEYAGLLTGFKTDSNKEYDKQSYTHFKDILERCSEDYDIPILITENSIGEDLNTLKINSLIDNIYQVNDSISKKNCKIFGYIYNSLTDFKVNNHSIKNGLYEINFKYNDYIPRNFAKIYSNIAKTNSITENYLKFIN, from the coding sequence ATGGAAGACATAATTTTCCCAAAATTATTTTTGTGGGGGGCAAATAGCCCTCCCTTCTCTCATTCTTTTTTTAATCCTGAAAATGATGTCACTGAGTTCAAAAAAAATATTTCAAATAAAATTGATTTAATCAATTCTCTAAATGTTAATTCATTTAGGTTTGCATTGAATTGGAACGATCTCATTAATGATTCTTCAAGATCAATAAAAAAATATAATTACTTTATAGATCTATTAATTCAAAATAATTTAGAACCCATTATTAATATCTTTGATTTCGATTTTTTTCAAATAAAATTCAATGATGATAATTTTCTTTCTTTTATTTTAGATATATGTAAAAAAATGTTCTATGATTTTGGAAATAAAATTCAGTTTTATTCAGTCTTAAACAATCCTATGAAATTTTTGAAGGTCACTTACCTTTATAATAATATCTCTGATTTTTCAACTTTGTCTAACTTATTTGAAAGAGTTATTCAATTTTATGAAAAAGTTTATAATATCATTAAATTATCAAATTCTTTGGCAAAAGTCTCTATTTCTGAAGATTTATATTTTAATTTAAATGAAACTTTTTCCTTTAATCAAGGTAAAACCAAAATAAAAAGCAATGAATTCTATTTTTCTATGTTTGATTCTTTAATTAATGGAAAAAGTCCATTTTTTATACTAGAAGACAATATCCACTATGACATTGATTTTATTGGATTAAACTTCAATGAATTTGCTTATTTCCCTTCTGATGAATATGCTGGTTTGTTGACTGGATTCAAAACAGATTCAAATAAAGAATACGATAAGCAAAGTTACACTCATTTTAAAGATATATTAGAAAGATGTTCAGAAGATTATGATATTCCAATACTAATTACAGAAAATTCAATTGGTGAAGATTTGAACACTTTGAAAATTAACTCTTTAATAGACAATATTTATCAAGTTAACGATAGCATATCTAAGAAAAACTGTAAAATTTTTGGTTATATCTACAATTCTTTAACAGACTTCAAGGTGAATAATCATTCTATAAAAAATGGATTATATGAAATTAATTTTAAATATAATGATTACATCCCTAGAAATTTTGCTAAGATTTATTCTAATATAGCAAAAACTAACTCGATTACAGAAAACTATCTGAAATTCATTAATTAA
- a CDS encoding MG2 domain-containing protein, translated as MRRSSLLLFLIIIFSLSGFSFIYINGNNIIKKGEKIQISGYDEKQVLLTVYKVSYPLDVILYQQSLPEIEKSYLYSKTLKADKEANINNTIEFEELGLYYLEFQSIDSKKNYYEEVLVTETNFIATYDGDKFFIKIYNTNTLDDVKSRIILQDTNGKTEIYNNISELKTNFSSLKRVVVENDSGIQFQNFYSKSKIYKDSPLQIITDRPLYKPNQTINFRVISYQQDNNKYIFKNDNIINVNILDPSGNQILSQTYKTDNFGGANGQYYLSESAPLGYYSIQLTSQDGESYYNGFYVQDYVKPEYFVEISTDEDTYYTNDLINFSIKLTYLNGNPVKNANISLYVYYDNLYGYEGRSLLYQTVTFTDENGILNIPIKVQDGHEGYYTLETIIVDESQRQIQETHQVRIMDGSYLIELDNRYVQAKPNETVTFNGTITDRQGSLAEGNLKIDLYKQVWDEEAWKTINILENTFYIPIKNGILSFEYSFSEEASYFANLFFEDSSTSFNVYISPYARTTHAYFSHFEIKDRLIRFSIDSDINSTGLIFLAGREIYDFVEYSSSKNEYIFEIPDNLLERNIFIHAILFNKEGKEVLQKSIDLGKLEKLSFSYVINTDKETYAPKDDVSIQIEAEEEGVFTLSVVDEGIYLLVEDRKDILNELYPKLYYVEPLITTGTSYIYIPKNLYGLTLEESDVFTSYKGSDELSVNTREYFPDTALWIPFIETKNRKAEIVFTNPDSLTTWRITSYGFTKDGEKINKTTTTYKSNLDFYVRPLLPNFAVIGDKANFYLVIYNNTDETRNIKYKIDTDETISITPKNGELTLLPNSQTTLRLNLEALKIGESTITFDFGHDIVKLPFSVKSDEIWEDVIKLVDTTNGYTIKKGEFYRPFNLDTLMIDSLNYLRNYSYKCSEQVVSVIVPLLTATKKGYIIEDLDQKVTETLQILYKYQKDDGGWGWWGTSEESHPEISAYVMYGLKKIEDEGYYVSQATLSNGLSYLKKHVSSGFVYHVLNLYGIESEFTPKNILDELYYSFYHREYLDNIIPKINEKEDIAFIDFFDDNYFYSITDANAVLLDLLLQENEYFSTSLKVFKFLLSSKKGYTWYSTKEISKILDIILRHQEFFSVDMSNLKYENNDFIIAQNDIFLYNQGLYEINTQNLLEPSTTENGIILNKILYKKNNVQAEKEENRYIIDAFLEIDESQIPSNIYFKSETNILERDNELTWYNVYQTQIIYQENNLQIKYDNRTNRLYINELFVENPRMLIKNSKFIYIIKDERLFEYEICTNNFKEYTILNNTRIKSMALLNNKPILLVENINTNKDYLYIEDKYESLSMNVQDIDVYQNNIILFSDRMYLWDNSSKTTKSLFPISGNKLINMSQSSVEIFGNVKFKGNSKYVGPLGLYKIDFISNNEKYFKEGDVVKVVISMQSDIPQFLVTEDYLPGNVQILENYSEKNMSQSSKFYYSWYSPWNYWYSAREIRKDKIAFFSSGYKNGQYSYYMRLLNSGEYNVLPAVSFTMYWQETYGTSESIVLDVK; from the coding sequence ATGAGAAGATCTTCATTGCTTTTGTTCCTAATCATTATTTTCTCTCTTTCAGGATTTTCTTTCATATATATCAACGGAAACAACATTATAAAAAAAGGAGAAAAAATACAAATATCTGGTTATGATGAGAAACAGGTGTTATTGACTGTTTACAAAGTTTCATATCCTCTTGATGTAATTTTGTATCAACAATCACTTCCTGAAATTGAAAAATCATATCTATATTCAAAAACCTTAAAAGCTGATAAAGAAGCTAATATTAATAACACTATAGAATTCGAAGAGCTTGGATTATATTACTTAGAATTTCAGAGTATTGATTCTAAAAAAAATTACTATGAAGAAGTATTGGTAACAGAAACAAACTTTATAGCTACTTATGATGGAGATAAATTTTTTATTAAAATATACAACACTAACACACTAGATGATGTTAAAAGCAGAATAATATTGCAAGATACCAACGGTAAAACTGAAATATATAATAATATATCTGAATTGAAAACAAATTTTTCTTCTTTAAAACGTGTAGTAGTAGAAAATGATTCAGGTATTCAATTTCAAAATTTCTATTCAAAAAGCAAGATTTATAAAGATTCCCCTTTACAAATTATTACTGATAGGCCTTTATACAAACCTAATCAAACAATAAATTTTAGGGTGATATCCTACCAACAAGATAACAATAAATATATCTTCAAAAACGACAACATTATTAATGTTAATATCCTAGATCCTTCTGGAAACCAGATTTTATCTCAGACATATAAAACCGATAATTTTGGTGGAGCCAACGGACAATACTATCTCTCAGAATCAGCACCTTTAGGATACTACAGTATTCAACTTACTTCTCAAGATGGTGAATCTTATTACAATGGTTTCTATGTCCAAGATTATGTTAAACCTGAATATTTCGTTGAAATTTCAACCGATGAAGATACATATTATACCAATGACTTAATAAATTTTTCCATCAAATTAACTTACTTAAATGGCAATCCAGTTAAAAATGCAAATATATCTCTCTATGTTTACTACGATAACCTATATGGCTATGAAGGAAGATCTCTTTTATATCAAACTGTAACTTTTACTGATGAAAATGGTATTTTAAATATACCAATTAAGGTACAAGATGGTCATGAAGGGTATTACACGCTGGAAACTATAATAGTTGATGAAAGCCAGCGTCAAATTCAAGAAACCCATCAGGTTAGAATTATGGATGGAAGTTATCTCATAGAACTTGATAATAGATATGTTCAAGCTAAACCTAACGAAACTGTTACTTTCAACGGCACCATTACCGATCGCCAAGGTAGTCTTGCTGAAGGCAACTTGAAAATTGATCTTTACAAACAGGTATGGGATGAGGAAGCCTGGAAAACAATAAACATTTTAGAAAATACTTTTTATATTCCTATAAAAAATGGAATATTATCTTTTGAGTATTCTTTTTCTGAAGAAGCTAGTTATTTTGCTAACCTTTTTTTTGAAGATTCTTCGACTAGTTTTAATGTTTACATTTCTCCTTATGCTAGAACTACACATGCTTATTTTTCGCATTTTGAAATTAAAGATCGTTTAATTCGGTTTTCTATAGACTCAGATATTAATTCAACAGGTTTAATATTTTTGGCAGGAAGAGAGATATATGATTTTGTTGAATACAGTAGTAGTAAAAATGAATATATTTTTGAAATTCCAGATAATTTGCTTGAAAGAAATATTTTCATTCATGCTATTTTATTTAATAAAGAAGGAAAAGAAGTTCTACAAAAATCTATTGATTTAGGAAAGTTAGAAAAATTGTCTTTCTCATATGTAATTAATACTGATAAAGAAACATATGCTCCTAAAGACGATGTGTCCATACAAATTGAGGCTGAAGAAGAAGGTGTTTTTACATTAAGCGTTGTAGATGAAGGTATTTATCTTCTAGTTGAAGACAGAAAAGATATACTAAATGAGTTATACCCAAAATTGTATTACGTCGAACCTCTTATTACTACTGGTACTAGTTACATTTATATACCTAAAAATTTGTATGGTTTAACTCTTGAAGAAAGTGATGTCTTTACTTCTTACAAAGGAAGCGATGAATTAAGTGTTAATACCAGAGAATATTTCCCTGATACAGCCTTGTGGATCCCTTTTATTGAAACAAAAAACAGGAAAGCCGAAATAGTCTTTACTAACCCTGATTCATTGACAACATGGAGAATAACTTCTTATGGATTTACAAAAGACGGTGAAAAAATTAATAAAACTACAACCACTTATAAGAGCAACTTAGACTTTTACGTAAGACCTCTACTTCCAAATTTTGCTGTGATAGGAGACAAAGCTAATTTTTATCTTGTAATTTACAATAACACTGATGAAACTAGAAACATAAAATATAAAATAGATACAGACGAAACAATTAGTATAACCCCTAAAAATGGTGAATTAACACTTTTACCAAATTCTCAAACAACTCTTCGTTTAAACCTCGAAGCCCTAAAAATAGGTGAATCAACAATTACATTCGATTTTGGTCATGATATAGTTAAACTTCCTTTTTCTGTAAAATCAGATGAAATTTGGGAAGACGTTATTAAATTAGTAGATACTACAAATGGGTATACAATAAAAAAAGGAGAGTTTTATCGACCATTTAATTTAGATACTTTAATGATTGATTCTTTAAATTATCTACGAAACTATTCTTATAAGTGTAGTGAGCAAGTAGTTTCTGTTATTGTTCCTCTTCTTACTGCAACAAAAAAAGGATATATAATTGAAGATCTGGATCAAAAGGTCACAGAAACCCTTCAAATTCTTTATAAATACCAGAAAGATGATGGTGGCTGGGGATGGTGGGGAACTAGTGAAGAATCTCATCCGGAAATAAGCGCTTATGTCATGTATGGATTAAAAAAGATTGAGGATGAAGGATATTATGTATCGCAGGCCACTCTTTCAAATGGATTATCTTATCTGAAAAAGCATGTATCATCAGGATTTGTTTACCATGTTTTAAATCTCTATGGAATTGAGTCAGAGTTTACTCCTAAAAATATTTTAGATGAACTTTACTACTCATTTTATCATAGAGAATATCTTGATAATATTATTCCAAAAATAAACGAAAAAGAAGATATAGCCTTCATTGATTTTTTTGATGATAATTATTTTTACTCAATAACTGATGCAAATGCAGTTCTTTTAGATCTTCTTTTACAAGAAAATGAATACTTTTCTACTTCATTGAAAGTGTTCAAGTTCTTGCTTTCAAGTAAAAAAGGATATACCTGGTACTCGACCAAAGAAATTTCAAAAATTCTTGATATTATCTTAAGACATCAAGAATTCTTTTCTGTAGATATGTCAAACTTGAAATATGAAAATAATGATTTTATTATTGCTCAAAACGATATTTTTCTATACAATCAAGGTCTATATGAAATAAATACACAAAATCTTTTAGAACCTTCAACGACAGAAAACGGCATCATTTTAAACAAAATACTTTACAAAAAGAACAACGTACAAGCTGAAAAAGAAGAAAATAGGTATATCATCGATGCCTTTCTTGAAATAGATGAATCACAAATTCCATCTAACATATATTTCAAATCTGAAACGAATATATTAGAAAGAGATAATGAACTTACATGGTACAATGTATACCAAACTCAAATTATTTATCAAGAAAACAATCTTCAAATAAAGTATGATAACAGAACTAATAGACTATATATCAACGAGCTATTTGTGGAAAACCCACGAATGTTAATTAAAAACTCTAAGTTTATTTATATAATAAAAGATGAAAGATTATTTGAATATGAGATTTGTACTAATAATTTCAAGGAATATACTATATTAAATAATACAAGAATTAAATCTATGGCTCTTTTAAATAATAAACCTATCCTGTTAGTAGAAAATATTAATACCAATAAGGATTATTTATACATAGAAGACAAATATGAAAGCCTTTCTATGAACGTTCAAGATATAGATGTATATCAGAACAACATTATATTATTCTCAGATAGAATGTATTTGTGGGATAATTCATCAAAAACAACTAAAAGTCTGTTCCCTATTAGTGGAAATAAACTAATTAATATGTCTCAAAGTAGTGTTGAAATTTTTGGGAATGTTAAGTTTAAGGGAAATTCAAAATATGTGGGGCCTTTAGGCCTCTATAAAATAGATTTTATAAGCAATAACGAAAAATATTTTAAAGAAGGCGATGTTGTAAAAGTTGTAATATCTATGCAATCTGATATTCCTCAATTCTTAGTCACAGAAGATTATCTACCAGGCAATGTTCAAATCCTAGAAAACTATTCAGAAAAAAATATGTCTCAGTCTTCTAAATTTTATTATAGTTGGTATTCTCCATGGAATTATTGGTATAGTGCAAGAGAAATAAGAAAAGATAAAATTGCATTTTTCTCATCTGGTTATAAAAATGGACAATACAGTTATTATATGAGATTATTAAATTCAGGAGAATACAACGTTCTTCCAGCAGTTTCATTTACAATGTATTGGCAAGAAACATATGGAACTAGTGAAAGTATAGTACTAGATGTGAAGTAA
- a CDS encoding metallophosphoesterase family protein, which produces MKILLLSDLHIPTRCSIEELRAINFDIYDQIFLTGDITSIEVLDFLNNQKPIIQAVHGNMDDFYIKNLLSEKIMLELYGKTYGLIHGHQTGHAIAEKLIKFFNTNLDVLVFGHSHYQEKFLINNTIFVNPGAFCDGYYGEINLDENNFEINLLHI; this is translated from the coding sequence TTGAAGATTTTGCTGTTAAGTGATTTACATATACCAACTCGATGTTCTATAGAGGAATTAAGAGCAATCAATTTTGATATATATGATCAAATATTTTTAACGGGTGATATAACTTCTATTGAAGTGTTAGACTTTTTAAATAATCAGAAACCTATAATACAAGCCGTCCATGGTAACATGGACGACTTTTATATTAAAAATCTATTATCAGAAAAAATAATGTTAGAATTATATGGAAAAACTTATGGATTAATACATGGACATCAAACGGGACATGCTATTGCTGAAAAACTGATTAAATTTTTTAACACAAATTTGGATGTTCTTGTCTTTGGTCATTCTCACTATCAAGAAAAATTTTTAATAAATAATACGATTTTTGTTAATCCAGGAGCTTTTTGTGACGGATATTACGGAGAAATTAATTTGGACGAAAATAACTTTGAGATCAACTTACTTCACATCTAG